The genomic DNA TTTTAGAACAGACCCGGCAGGAACACGAAGCTCATGAGCGAGGCCACGACGCCGACGACCAGACCGTACAGCAGGAAAGGCCATACGGTGCGCTTGAGGATCGCGCCTTCCATACCGGAGAGGCCGACGACCGCGCAAACTGCGACGATGTTGTGGATACAGATCATGTTACCCATGGCACCGCCGACTGCCTGTGCAGCGACGATGATCTGACGCGGAAGCTCAAGAGTGGAAGCGACGCCCCACTGAAATTCTGCGAACAGAAGGTCGGAAACGGTGTTGGAACCGGTGATGAAGGAACCGAGGCCTCCCACGAAAGAGGCGAACATGGGCCATGCGTTACCGGTGATTGCTGCAACAGCTTCGGCCATGGCAAGCGGCATGGAAGGATAGCTGTTGGGATTCAGGGACGCATCAGCGATGCCGGAACCGCGGAAGATGGACACCAGAGCGACCGCTGCGAACAGGGCGATGGTGGGGTTCTTCATGGTGACGATGGCCTGAGTCCAAGCGGTCTTGACCTTTTCACCGGGCATGCCGTGAATGAGCACGGTCAACAGAGCGACCAGCACGAACGGGATCGTACCGGGCAGGTACAGGTACTTGATGGAAGCGTTGACGGAATCGAAACCGAGGATGCTGCTGAACTTGATAGCCTGAGAGGCGAGGATGCCCTTGAGGCCGAGTTCCGGGATACGAGTGACAACGAGGATGGCACCGATCAGAATGTACGGCAGCCAAGCCTTGAACTGGGACATGTGGGGCTTGAATTCGGTGGAACCACCGGAAACGGAACCGGTCCACTCGGGATCCCACTTGGCGGAATCACCGAAGTCCCAGTTGGTCTTGGGCATGCAGAAACCGGCTTTGGCACCGGCGATGATGATACCGAGGCCGACGAGACCACCGATCAGGGACGGGAACTCGGGACCGACGTTCCAGGCAAAGAACAGATAGGGAACGGTGAAAGCAACTGCTGCGAACATGCAGAACTTCCATGCGGCCAGACCGGGCTTCCAGGAGCGTTCGGGACCGAAGAAACGAGTCATGAAGCCAAGCATGAACACCGGCAGGATGAAAATCATGGCGAGATGCATCACGGTGGCCCACTGGCCGATGATGGCGTTGAAGTCGCCCATGTTGGCAAAGTTGATGCCTGCGGCACCGGAAGCGACGGCAGCGTCAACGGGGTCCTTCAGGTACTTCAGGCCGAGCACGACGGGCGTACCGACAGCACCGAAGGTTACCGGGAAGGAGTTGAAAACAAGACAGATGATGGCTGCTGCCAACGGCGGGAAGCCGAGGGACAGGAGCAACGGGGCTGCGAGGGCTGCGGGGGTACCAAAACCGGCTGCACCTTCAAGGAAGGCTGCGAACATGTAACCGATGATGATGGCCTGAATACGGCGGTCAGCAGTGATATTCTGCATGCCGTACTGGATGGTTTCCATTCCGCCGGACTGCTGTAGCGTGCGAAGAATCAGAATCGCACCGAAAACAATGATAAGAATGCCGATGGCGGTAACAAATCCCTGAACGGTCAGGGCGGCAACGTATTTTGCCGGAAGTCCCCAGACAAGGACAGCTCCGGCAGCAGCGGTCAGCCATGCAACAGGCATGGCCTTGGTGGCAGGCCAACGCATGCCGACCATCAGTACGGTTGCTACCAGAATCGGAAGCAATGCGACGAGTGCAAGCACTTCAATAGACATTATCAAACTCCTCCAAAAAGGTGAGACATAAAACTCACTCGTTGAAACAAATGCGCGGGGCGGTCAGGCCAACGGCCTCCGCAAAATCCCGCCCCGCGCAAACATCTGACGTTTATCCGCCTTCAGCCGCGACAGCGATCATCGCGACTTCAGGCTGACACACCGCCTGCTTAGGCGTCCTCTCCTTCGGGCTTGCTGAAATCAGCATCGGCCAGATGGGTCAGGATCGCGTAACGCTCGGTGTAGTCTTTCTCGATCTGCTCGCGGAATGCCTTGGACAGTTCCGGGTGGAAACGTTCCAGCATCGCGTAGCGGTTTTCCCCGGACATGAATTCCTGCAAGGAGCCGTCAGGAGCCTTGGACTCCAGTTTGAACGGATTCTCGCCCTGCTCGGCCAACTCGGG from uncultured Pseudodesulfovibrio sp. includes the following:
- a CDS encoding L-lactate permease, whose product is MSIEVLALVALLPILVATVLMVGMRWPATKAMPVAWLTAAAGAVLVWGLPAKYVAALTVQGFVTAIGILIIVFGAILILRTLQQSGGMETIQYGMQNITADRRIQAIIIGYMFAAFLEGAAGFGTPAALAAPLLLSLGFPPLAAAIICLVFNSFPVTFGAVGTPVVLGLKYLKDPVDAAVASGAAGINFANMGDFNAIIGQWATVMHLAMIFILPVFMLGFMTRFFGPERSWKPGLAAWKFCMFAAVAFTVPYLFFAWNVGPEFPSLIGGLVGLGIIIAGAKAGFCMPKTNWDFGDSAKWDPEWTGSVSGGSTEFKPHMSQFKAWLPYILIGAILVVTRIPELGLKGILASQAIKFSSILGFDSVNASIKYLYLPGTIPFVLVALLTVLIHGMPGEKVKTAWTQAIVTMKNPTIALFAAVALVSIFRGSGIADASLNPNSYPSMPLAMAEAVAAITGNAWPMFASFVGGLGSFITGSNTVSDLLFAEFQWGVASTLELPRQIIVAAQAVGGAMGNMICIHNIVAVCAVVGLSGMEGAILKRTVWPFLLYGLVVGVVASLMSFVFLPGLF